CTGCTGCCCGTCGATCACCGGCAGCCGCCGTACCTTGTGCTGCCCCATGGTCCGCAGGATCTCGGTCGCGTCGTCGTCGGCGCCGATGGTCACCGCCTCGCTCTGGGCCAGCTCACCCGCGGTCACGTTGCCCGGGTCCCGGCCCTCGGCCAGCACCTTCACGACGATGTCGCGGTCGGTGACCATCCCCTTGAGCCGGTTGTCGGCACCGCAGATCGGCAGCGAACCGACCCCCAGCTCGGCCATCCGTCGGGCGGCGGTCTTCAGGTCGTCGTGCTCGCTGACGCAGGTCACGTCGTTGGTCATGATCTCGCGTGCGGTCGGCATTGACTGACACCTCACTTCCGGGGGGAGGGTTGGTGCCGGTCCTCCTACCCCGGCGCGACCCGCCCATGCGCCCGACGCCGTCGACGTCG
This genomic stretch from Micromonospora krabiensis harbors:
- a CDS encoding CBS domain-containing protein yields the protein MPTAREIMTNDVTCVSEHDDLKTAARRMAELGVGSLPICGADNRLKGMVTDRDIVVKVLAEGRDPGNVTAGELAQSEAVTIGADDDATEILRTMGQHKVRRLPVIDGQQLVGIVAVADVARSLPERPVGDLIEAISEHN